Genomic window (Phragmites australis chromosome 21, lpPhrAust1.1, whole genome shotgun sequence):
GAGGTATTCAAAATCCCGACCAGATGACCCAAGAACTCCAAGATCTTGGTTAGATGTACCATCCTATCCAGGGACCCAAGTTACAACTCAAAGATGCAGTCAGTCAAAATGTTTATCTTTGCTGATTAAGCTCTTGATCCATCAAAGCttcatttcacatactgatAGAGGGCTTGATGATGGGTAGCATAAAATTATCGTACCCGGATCCCTTAAGGTTTCCTATATTCCAGGGCATATCTATGTGCATAGGAAGAGAATCTCTACACGTATGAAAACTACCCGTAGATACCAGGAATATCTCGTAAACAcgaaagtttatctctaagaatgatATGGAAGGAGTCCAAAAATCGCATGATGACCTCTATGTATACATAACCAAAAGACCCTACGAAAGACAAGTCTATTTAAGTTATTTGAGCCTACAGAAGCCTTAAGCCCTAAGCCTTCTGCATTCCTAATCTACATCAGCAATCCTCTATGACTACGAACAATGAGCCCCTCGAttggtttagatctatctaaaCTAGTCAGGAACCCCATTTGTAAACAGTCTCATACAACAATATAAGATACACATGATGTAAAAGcgtaggactattatcctaaaaaaatctaaacctgtataaatctttaCGTATGACGTATGATTCGACTACAAGAAATATCTCCTACTTCATTTATAAGTTTGGTACATTAACGGTTCACAATTGTCAACAGATCCAAAACTTGACAATCTTACAAGGATCAAATATAAGTTTTTCTATTTACTGGTTGTTCACTTGATCTGACTGAAAACTAATCTTGCTCTCTGTCCCAATCATAAtactaaataatatatttatttattttgtacaAAAAAGAATTCGAACCATCCATAATTATACAACATGACTTGAACCTATCTTCGTACTTATCAAAACTTACATATGTGCTTGATTTGCTATGGTAAAATGGTAACAGTATTCATCTATATTTGATTCTAGTGGTTCTGTTGGTTTTAAAAATTCAGTGTGCTTCCTCCCTGATGTCCATCTCCTACAGCGACCAACTATCTTCATCGGAGTTGCTCTCTCTTCCATGGTGGCTGCGCATATTCAGGACCGGCATTGCAGCAGTCGCTGACATACGGAAGGACCTTGCAGACCCAACAACTGTTCTGTCCTGCTGGCCGACTTCCCTGCAGACATGGTCCAACATGGAGAGGAAGTCCCTCACCACCATGAATATCCTCAGAGGGTGTGCTTCCTCCTTCACGGCATCGCCGTGGAAGTACTCAGTGATCTCTTTCACTCTTCCCAGAGCCCTCTTCTCCTCACACCTGACTTGTTCGATCTCCAGCTCAGCTTCCTTGAGAAAGTCATGCATCATGGCAAAGAACTTCTGGCCATGGGTGCACTGCTTCTCCAGCTGGATGACCAACTTGATCTTCCCAAGACCAGCTTCCAGCTTGGATACATACCCATGCAGCACATCGAAGTCCATGCTAGCTGCTTTCTTGACGTTACCTAGCTCGTTGCTCAGCCCAGACACAACTTTCAGGCCTTGCTTGCGGAACTGTTCGTCTTTCATGATATTTCTGATTTGGTTTTCTGCAGCTTTCTCAGATTTTGCATCTTCAGATCGGACAATTTCTTGAACAACAAAGTGTAGAAGGGTGGTTTTGCCATCGATGCCTTTGACATCTGCAAGCTTTAGGAGGGTGTCCAACTTGAAGGCTTTTGCCTGGCCCCGGTTTGTGCCAACATTCATTCGGTTCCCAGTTCTCAGGACAGCTTCAAGCAGCTTTAGGAACAATCTACTGCCTTTTATATCATCGCAAGCTGCCTGAGGAACCAAGTAAAGAAAGTCAGCTACTCACACATACCGTTGTACGGCTCAAGAGTTCATATAGTGCTAAAATGCAGTATTCCAAAAAATCATAAGAAAAACTTGGAATGTCCCTTTCCAAAATTGTGTAGTTCTAAAAACTGATTCTACTACGTTCAGTGGTGCTCAGATATGATATATCAATAAACATTGATAGGCTAAGAAATGACATTTTTAGTAAACGACAGGCTTATATCTTTGCTGGTTACTGGACATACTATTATACAAGAAGTTGTTGCATGGATGCCACAGTAGATCGCACACAAGTGACATAGCTGCAGCCTAGTCACAGATATGCTGCAAGGAGAAGGTAATAAGAAGCTAAGCAAGAACTGAGCAGCTGGGCATGTTGTCAGGCACTAGCGAGCAGCGATATACAAGCTGATGGTTGTTTGCAAGGCTGTAAACAGCTAGTATACTAACAACAACAGTCACTGACCAGAAAATGTGGTGATTAAAATGGTGCTAGCATTTTGACCATCTTCTGTTTATAATGTCTAAAATTCAAAATCTGTTGTATTTACCAAAACTCGCGGCAAAGGTGCAGGATTAGTACTCTTTAAAGCGACCCCTGTTTAAGGAACTGAGCCTATCTCAGTTGACGGAAGGTCCATCAGCTAGGTTCAAGTCCTCTTCAACTCGAATTTGAGTGCATATTTCTTCTCATATGCAatgccacctagttcctcctaggttggcCGAGTTTTTTTCAAACCTACCCCTGTTTATGAAGACATTTAAGCTCAAGGAGTGATAGCTGCGAAGCAGTTGCTGTGTTATACACCTATGCAATTATGCAGTCTCATAATTGAATCAGAAGTATCCCAAATTGGCCCCGGGCAGACGATAGTAAATGACAAAATACAAGTTAAATTGAAGCCACTCATCATAGAAATAAGTATTCAGATGAAATGGTGTACCTCTAGTGTTTCAAAAGACTTTCTGAGGTAATTTATTTCACTCTCAAAATTTGCTCGATATAGCATAGCGTCAACTCTTTTGAAGGAAAAAGGTATATCAAGCACTGCCTTAAGAAAACGCTCTGCCGAACCAAGCTTTGATAAGTCCCCAGTGAAGTTCCGAAGCTTTAGTTCTTCCTCCTTCGTAGGAGCCATCTTTACTAAGGTTTCCAAAAGTCCAGCTCCCAAACATTCAGCATTTCCTATTTAAAGTGAAAGTAGCAATAACTTGTGGTGAGTGCATTAGACAAAGTAGTTTGTAATACGTAATGTACCAGATAGAACAGCATGCACAATTGGCCTTAATATTCATTCAATATAAGAGAGGCAAGTTTTCACACATATTTAGTCTAGAAAAATGTAAGTGAGAGTCAAAACTACAGTAGTGCAAAGTCTGAAATTGAACATCTTTGTACTACTGCTGCTATGATATGGAAAATGCAAATGATGCTTGTTATGAAGTGAGGTGCCTAATGTGTACAATGTGAATAAGCTTGTTCAGAGTATATTCATTATTCAAGGTGTAGTGAAAATTTTCTCTGTACTGAAATCTAACAAGAGAATATGTTTTTCGACTTTTATAAGTTTGTCTCACATTATAGCCAAGAAACTCTTTCAAAGGCTACACGTATGTGAGAGTGTCACATCAGAATATTCACAGCTTCACTATCAGAAATGGTTGGTAAATGTCTTCTTGTGAGTAAGCCATTTCAGTAAATTGTATTGTTGAGATATGACAGGAATAAATTTTTTAGTGCTGCATTGTTTACATCATTGTCGCTGTTATCTTCCAATTGAAAGAGTGCCAATGGAAGCTAAAGACAAGTCACTATAAATTTGGAAGTTATCATATACTGGATTACCCTGCAATCCTAGAAGTGTCCAAATCAAAATTAGTTAAGAGATATCCCATCAACAAGACAACAACCTAGTATATAAAGGTCAGTCAACCTATTAGATATCAGCTGAGGTCACAACAGAATCCAAAAACTACTACATGCTCTTAGATATTTTGGAATCATAAATAATCACATCGATGAATCGATGACCAAAGAATTGCTCACCATCTACCAGTGCATCGGAGACCTCCTCCAGTGTGACATTCAGCGCACGCAGCAGGATGGCAACATTTTGTGCCTTCTTGGGATCAAGGACCTTCTCCTCTTGTCTGCACTGTGGCACACCAACTTTCTTTGGAGTATCCCTACTAGGAGGCACATTTGCCGCATTGTTCATGAAAAGCACCTCGATCATGTCCTCATCCAGCCTACAAGACACTCATGTCAACATCAAATAACTTTGAAAGTAACAAGCAATCAACAGTTTCTGCATCTGTTCTGAAAATCTATCTTAACTGGAATGAGTTGGATTTGAGCTGGTCCCAGACCATGTCGCGGTCGGAGCATGCCCGGACCTTGTCCCAGTGCAGCGGCTTCAGTTTCGGCCAGGCTTCATCACCGGCAGCATCATCCAGCGTCCGCATTGACGTGCTGGTAGTGTTCTCATTGTCCCTCTTGACTGCTGAGACGGGCGCTCTCGGCACGGCAACGCTCGGGCCCTCTGTTGGTGCTGGCTTGAGCAGACGACGCGCTGATAATGGTCCAGCAGATGGCTCtggtggcggaggtggaggtTTTGGAATTGCGTTGTTGCTTCTTggcgctggtggtggtggtggtggaggaggaggcgggggtgGGGCTGGTGGATTGGACGGTGGCGAGACCATTTGTTTGATCATGTCCGAGGCGGAGCCGGCGGAGAAACGAGTGCGTGGCAGCGTCCGGCGGGAGCTTGGAGCGGGCGGAAGGGGCGCCAGCTGCGccacggcggcagcggcggtggccggCATCGAGGGGAAGAAGTCGCTGGTAAGGCTGGGGAGACTGCGGCGGGAGGGGGTGGTGGTGCGGGGGCTGGATGCGCTCGCCTCGCTCCACGTCCCGCCTCCCTCACCGCCACCGGACTCCACCGAGCGCTGCCCCGGCGTGTAGTACGCGGCATCCTCGTCGGACGACCCCGCGCGCCGCAGCGGCGGGAGCGGCCGGAGCTCAGGGCTCGGGACCGTGTCGACGTCACGGCACATGCCCCGCCGCGCGCGCTCCGTGCGAACCTTCCGGTACGGAGTGCCCAACGACGATCCCGCCACAGAGGCGCCCACCGCGTCCGCGTGCACCGCGACGGCGGCAGGGCCAGGGTgcgtggcggcggccgcgggcTTGTGTGGATGGGCGGGGTGGCGGGCGAGGCGGCCGGTGAGGAGGAACGCGGCGGCGAAGGCAAGAAGCGCGAGGAcggccgccgcagcagcggAGGCGACGACGATGGCGGCCTTGGGCGTCCCCCAGCCACCGGCGCCGTGGAGGCGCGGGGTCGGGCCGGTGCGGGAGGACGAGGCGTCCGCAGCGACAGTGGTGGGGCCCGGCGGCGGAGGGAGCAGCGCGGGCCCCCCGTCGACGGGCTGGGCCGGCGTGGAAGGGTCGGAAGCGAAGCCCGGGGCAGGTGGCGTTGTCGTGGACGGCGGCGGGGTCCATTCGATGGGGAAGAGCGGCTCGTGCAGCGCCCGCCGGGCTTCGCCGGCGGCGGCtgccgggaggaggaggaggagaaccgACGCGAGCGTGATGAGTAGAGGCATCGttgagcgagagagagagagagagagagagagtgagagtggaAGAAGAAAAGCGGTGGAGTGAGGGGAGGAATAAGGAAGGACTGAGGTagaagatttttttaatattattttttatacggtaattttaaaaaaattatataaattcgaaaattaaaaaataacttaTTGTCGTGAGATGATTCGGCGAAATCTAGTTTTCTCTCTCGGGatctagaaaaataaattttcgcTCATTgaactataaaaattattttctaggATTGAAACTACGAAAATTAAAGTTTTCGTAGTTTGATCTCACCAAAATTCAATTTTCGCAGATTGGTTGCACAGAAATATTTTTGTTGGACCGTTGTGCGAAAATTGCCAATTTTCGTTGGACTATGTTGTGAAAATTGCAATTTTCACACAAGGTTGTGTGAAAACCTCACAGTTTTGCTCTGTGCGTACACCTCGTCTACTTTGCCTGTTTGTCACACCTGCCCACTCTCAGTGCGTATTTGTCTTAGTATGTCGTTtgggagagaagaggaagaagaggaaataaaagggaagaggaagagatggaagaaagaggaagagacGAAGGAtaaggaaagagagagaagtaACGAGCGAGAAGGATGAAGGAGGGAGGTAAACAAAATTAGTTtgtttttgttagttttgtttttttaggtTATGTAATTTTAATGAGATATTTGTTAGTTTTAGATGTATGTAGAAATATTTGCTAGTTTTATATGTATATAGGAAAATTTATATTACGGTAAATGAGTAGGGGAACAAATTTAGATGTATAGATCTAtgaaagaatatatgttagatTTAGATGTATGTAGAAATTATGTTACATGTATGTAGAAATATATGTTAGTTTTAGATGTATGTAGaaataatttatattaaaataatttagatCTATGTAGGATGTAATATTTACTTTAGAATAAATGAGAAGGGAAAGAAATTATAGATTCAATTCCGTTATCATGTAGATGTACATTTTAATTTGCGATATTTGTTCTACGTTATACATATTGAATTATGTCTTTTCCTAATATTTGTACTGATATAATATTAGTCGATATAATTTATGATTTAGTgtaagaatatttttatagttcaTTGTAAATTATGTCATATGTAGATCTATGAAACCCTATAAGCCTTAGAGTAAacattttttaagtaaatttatttgtttttttaataattttagatTTAGGTAATTTTAGTAGTACCTTATTATACATCTATGTCTTTAATTAGAGATTAGAAAAAACAGAATTTAGGTTATGGTGGTTCATTATGTATGTAAGATTACGCATTCGAAAGATTAATTGTAGATTACATGTTAGGttactaatatttaattatggtaTATAAATTAggattttgaataattttatttGTAATTAATGGGAAAATAAGTTGATAATTTATTTtgacataattttttatgttgcacTTATGTCAAACCCTATAAGTCTTAAAGTTTTCTATCGAAATGGTCAAATCTGTAACAGTGCATCTGAtattgatttgagcaattttcctCTTACCATCCTTGTGCACCGAAACCCTGATGGTACAAGAATGAAGAAAATGGTAATGTGGTTCACCTGACATTTGTTATGTTACGATACAATGCATGTACAATTCTTCGGCCGAAACACTCCCTTCGACAGTGCGGGATCCGGGCAACGCTTTGACCGGTGGAGCCGGTGGCAACCTGCAAGAACACGATGGTGTAGATGTGGCGCCCCCCGGCGATAACGGAGACAGCCATGAAGCAGCCATCCAGGAAGATGCAGTAGGAGCAGTGCGAGGCATAGAAGCTAATGTTCGCGCCCACTTCGAGGCTTCggcagaagaaagaagaaaggtgCATGTTGCTAAAGAGTGAGATGACCTGGGTAACTTCGAAGaatatgaagacgaagatgagacataagagaaaagaatagccAGGCTAGAAGCTGAAGAATTGAAGAGGCAGATTGCGCAGGAAAAGCGCACGCTGGATAGCTTGGCAGCAAGTCGGAAGGCCACGGAATATCGTCAGTGAGAAGAGGAAGCTAGAAGAACACtcgagaaaatgcaagaagagattgacatgcTGCATCGCGTAGATAAAACGGCTCACCACATGACTCCATCAGAAGTCATAACATGATCGGCACAGGACCTTCAACGACGGTCATGCGCGAGTGATCCAGAGTCACCGTTCTCCGTTGGCTTGCAGAACCAGCCGTGGCCTTCGGGCTTCAATATGCCTAGGGTGGTAATGTTTGATAGAGAATGAGATCTGAGAGAGTTTGTAATGAGTTTCGAGGTGGCAGTCGAATCCGCTGGAGGAGATGATGCGACAATGGTgaaggcctttgtattggcagttaaagggatagcaaggtcctggtactccgtgttgcctccaggatccatttattcatgggagcaattgcacAATGCCCTATATAGTAATTACCAAGGAAATCGAGCAGACAAGGTTACTGCCagtgacctcttcgcactgaagcaaCAGCCCATGGAGACACTGCAGAGCTATATGATTCACTTCGTACACATTCGCTGCCAAGCGAAGGGCTTGAGcgaagacaccatcattgatgccGCTATACAGGGCATGAGAGAAGGCCTTTTGGCAGGAAAGCTTACATGAAAGAGACTAGAGAGTGTACATGAGCTCTttaataagatggaagagtacgcaAGGTTTGAGTTGGATCACCTTCGGAGGAAGAGTGAGATGGCAGCTTCAAAAACGCTAAATACAAATGTATCAGCCAGAGAGGCAAGCACTAGACACTCTAGAGACAGATCGAAGCATGTCAAAAAATCCGAAGCATTTGAGTACACATCGAAgcaaaaaagaagtcaatcagatagGCTCCAGACCAGTCGAAGTCGCCCAGGCGATAAGCGAAGCACAAGGTAGGGCTACTCGAGGATGCCGGAGTGTTAgaggtcgaggccgaggaggctgAGGAAGACGGGCTCCGTAGGACCCGGCTACATTGTACTGTGAGTTACATGGCGAAGGTGCTGGTCATAGGACTAAACAGTGCCCACAGGTCATGaccatgaaagaaagcttagcaAAACAATCCTTCGATCATGCAAGAATCAtgcatcatgccacacatttCAAACAGGGCGAAGCGTGGGAAAACAATCAGAGCTGCAA
Coding sequences:
- the LOC133902958 gene encoding formin-like protein 4 encodes the protein MPLLITLASVLLLLLPAAAAGEARRALHEPLFPIEWTPPPSTTTPPAPGFASDPSTPAQPVDGGPALLPPPPGPTTVAADASSSRTGPTPRLHGAGGWGTPKAAIVVASAAAAAVLALLAFAAAFLLTGRLARHPAHPHKPAAAATHPGPAAVAVHADAVGASVAGSSLGTPYRKVRTERARRGMCRDVDTVPSPELRPLPPLRRAGSSDEDAAYYTPGQRSVESGGGEGGGTWSEASASSPRTTTPSRRSLPSLTSDFFPSMPATAAAAVAQLAPLPPAPSSRRTLPRTRFSAGSASDMIKQMVSPPSNPPAPPPPPPPPPPPPAPRSNNAIPKPPPPPPEPSAGPLSARRLLKPAPTEGPSVAVPRAPVSAVKRDNENTTSTSMRTLDDAAGDEAWPKLKPLHWDKVRACSDRDMVWDQLKSNSFQLDEDMIEVLFMNNAANVPPSRDTPKKVGVPQCRQEEKVLDPKKAQNVAILLRALNVTLEEVSDALVDGNAECLGAGLLETLVKMAPTKEEELKLRNFTGDLSKLGSAERFLKAVLDIPFSFKRVDAMLYRANFESEINYLRKSFETLEAACDDIKGSRLFLKLLEAVLRTGNRMNVGTNRGQAKAFKLDTLLKLADVKGIDGKTTLLHFVVQEIVRSEDAKSEKAAENQIRNIMKDEQFRKQGLKVVSGLSNELGNVKKAASMDFDVLHGYVSKLEAGLGKIKLVIQLEKQCTHGQKFFAMMHDFLKEAELEIEQVRCEEKRALGRVKEITEYFHGDAVKEEAHPLRIFMVVRDFLSMLDHVCREVGQQDRTVVGSARSFRMSATAAMPVLNMRSHHGRESNSDEDSWSL